The region TGGCTCCGGTGTCTGCGGCGCCATCTTCGCCGTCGCCGGCGCCGCTTTTCACCAGGAATGTCGCGAGGCCTTCGAGCGCCACGGCGAGGTCGAACCGGGCAGCGCGCGCGCCACCTCCGCCGGAGGCTTGGGCGCGAAGCACGTGATCCACGCGGTGGGCCCGGTGTGGCATGGCGGCGAGCAAGGCGAGTCTTCCACCCTCGCGAACGCCTATCGCCATTCCCTCAAGCTCGCTGACGAGGAACTCAAGTCCACCGTGGTGAGCACACCGTCACTCGCTACCGGGATCTTTGGATTCCCGGTGCAGAAGGCCGCGCCGGTCGCGCTGCGCGAAGTGGCAGACGCGCTGCTGTACACCGCGAACCTGCGCACCGTACGTTTCGTGTTGTTCGACGCGGCAACCTTCGACGTGTTTGAAGCTGCCGCGCGCGGGTTGGCGCACGAACGTTCCTACGCCATCGCCTGAGGGCCGCCGCCGAAGACCTATGCCGCGCAAAAAACTGATCGCCGCCAACTGGAAGATGTACAAGACGCCGGAGCAGGCACAGGCGTTTTTGCGCGATCTTCTTCCCCTGGTCGCCGGACACGCGCGCGACGAGATCGCTGTCTGTCCTCCGTTCGTTGACCTTGCCGCCGCGGTCGCCGCAGCGAAGGGCTCGAACGTGGCCATCGGCGCACAAGACATGTTCTGGGAGAAGGAA is a window of Acidobacteriota bacterium DNA encoding:
- a CDS encoding macro domain-containing protein; the encoded protein is MMSAAEKPGLHPAEHLTMTLPNGHAIEMKIGDITHERTDAIVNAANSRMVPGSGVCGAIFAVAGAAFHQECREAFERHGEVEPGSARATSAGGLGAKHVIHAVGPVWHGGEQGESSTLANAYRHSLKLADEELKSTVVSTPSLATGIFGFPVQKAAPVALREVADALLYTANLRTVRFVLFDAATFDVFEAAARGLAHERSYAIA